AGGAAAAGCAGCGCAATCGAGAGCTAAGAGAGCGCATATCCCGCGAGTCCCGCTTCGACACCTGGCGCTACAACCAGCAGCAACAAGACCGCCAAGACCAAGAACGCGCCCGCAGCCCCTAACCCATGTCGCCATTCCCGCTTCTTCTTCCCGTCATTCCCGCGAAAGCGGGAATCCGGCGGGGCAACGGGTGAGGGGGAAACCCCACTCACAACTCAATACTCATAACTCACAACCCCTCTGTGCCCCTTTGCGCCTTCTATGGCTAACCCCCGCCCCTGACGGCTGGACTACTCGCCTTCCGTTTGGCATACGCCCTCTATTGATGTAAAATGAAGGCATCTCCAGTTAGGACTTTCCCATGGATGGCCTTATAGAACACGAAGTGCCGCAGGGTAACCTGCCCACGATGCTGGTCGCCTTCGCGGGCTGGCCAGACGCCGCCGAAGCCGCGACAAGGGCGTTGCGGTTTCTGGTGCGCAAGCTCCGCGCCAAGAAGTTCGCCGAAATAGACCCGGAAGAGTTCTACGATTTCACGCATGTCCGGCCGCACTCGAGGGTCAACCGGCGCGGCGAGCGCGTAACTCGTTGGCCGCAAAACGACCTGTATTATTATGCTCCGGACGATGAATCGCGCTCGCTGCTGCTGTTCGTCGGCACAGAGCCTAACCTGAAGTGGCGCACATATTCCAACATCCTGACAACAATCGCGGAGCGTCACGAAGTACGGCTCATCGTATCGCTCGGGGCGCTGCTAGACGCGGTGCCACACACTCGCGAGCCGCGTGTAACGGGTCGTGCAAGCTCCATCGAACTGACGCAGAAGGCGGAGTGGCTCGGCATCAAAAACTCCGGCTATCAGGGACCGACGGGCATTCATACCGCGTTTGCCGACGCCTGCTCCAATACGGGAGTGGCGCAGGCAAGCATCTGGGGACACTGCCCGCATTATGTCAACACATCGCCCGATCCGAAGGTCAGCCACGCGCTGCTGACGCGCCTGCGCAGCCTGATTGACATCGATGTCGATCTCGAAGAGTTGTACATCGCGGGCAACACATACCAAGAAGAGGTTGATAAGGTCATCGCCAAGCAGCCCGATGTGAGCAGCTACGTGCGCCGACTGGAACGGCGCTACGACGAGGCGCGCACCGCGACCGAGGAGATTCCCAGCCCGGAGACGATGGTCGAGGAATTGGAGAACTTCTTGCGCAGCCA
Above is a genomic segment from Chloroflexota bacterium containing:
- a CDS encoding PAC2 family protein translates to MDGLIEHEVPQGNLPTMLVAFAGWPDAAEAATRALRFLVRKLRAKKFAEIDPEEFYDFTHVRPHSRVNRRGERVTRWPQNDLYYYAPDDESRSLLLFVGTEPNLKWRTYSNILTTIAERHEVRLIVSLGALLDAVPHTREPRVTGRASSIELTQKAEWLGIKNSGYQGPTGIHTAFADACSNTGVAQASIWGHCPHYVNTSPDPKVSHALLTRLRSLIDIDVDLEELYIAGNTYQEEVDKVIAKQPDVSSYVRRLERRYDEARTATEEIPSPETMVEELENFLRSQSQNQDEENA